The proteins below are encoded in one region of Mangifera indica cultivar Alphonso chromosome 7, CATAS_Mindica_2.1, whole genome shotgun sequence:
- the LOC123220943 gene encoding auxin-induced protein 22B-like produces MEGRVTYDNDDLNLKATELRLGLPGTDETEDHEQAVSTARNNKRPSPDDCVIKSKSDEAAPVAKAQIVGWPPIRSYRKNTLQPKKTEAEAPGIYVKVSMDGAPYLRKIDLKVYKGYPELLKALENMFKFTIGEYSEREGYKGSEYAPTYEDKDGDWMLVGDVPWDMFMSSCKRLRIMKGSEARGLGCGV; encoded by the exons ATGGAAGGCCGTGTAACATATGATAACGATGATCTCAACCTTAAGGCAACTGAACTGAGATTAGGATTGCCAGGCACCGATGAAACTGAAGACCATGAACAAGCTGTTTCAACTGCTAGAAACAACAAGCGTCCATCGCCGGATGATTGTGTCATAAAAAGCAAATCCGATGAAGCTGCCCCAGTTGCCAA AGCGCAAATAGTGGGTTGGCCGCCAATCCGATCCTACAGGAAGAACACTTTACAGCCAAAGAAGACCGAGGCTGAGGCTCCTGGGATTTACGTGAAAGTAAGCATGGATGGAGCGCCATACCTAAGAAAGATTGACCTCAAGGTTTACAAGGGATACCCAGAGCTGTTGAAGGCTTTAGAGAACATGTTCAAGTTCACCATAG GTGAGTACTCTGAGAGAGAAGGTTATAAAGGTTCTGAATACGCCCCTACCTATGAGGACAAAGATGGTGACTGGATGCTTGTTGGAGATGTTCCATGGGA TATGTTCATGTCATCATGCAAAAGACTGAGAATCATGAAAGGTTCAGAAGCAAGAGGTTTAGGTTGTGGAGTTTGA